A single region of the Acidobacteriota bacterium genome encodes:
- a CDS encoding DNA internalization-related competence protein ComEC/Rec2: MAAVPRSAKRTPALVRAPLLPLAAVLVVALAVGGRGREQLGVLDPVRPVTADVAVPPLGAAAWQRAGDGWTARVRIVAVEQAGRKVGAPDRAWLRLRGRLPPPPDRRLRVRGYLSRRQSYLNLRVSRPGDWGLNVKSRRLLDGRGEEPGPFLRTVVELRQRLLEPVTSSARPGAILAQALVFGDGRRVPPDLRTGLRRAGLSHLFAVSGLHVGLILGGCWWLLGGISNRLTAVCGVSVLLLYGCLVGPRPSLLRAAVMALLVILAVAMERPPQALNSLCAALILILSFNPAAIVDLGFQLSFLATAGILLLTPQLLELWRRKATGAVGHLAAGLAVTVAAQLATLPVTAVQIGVLTPLAPVLNLLFVPWTALTLGVSLIWVVVAAGASLPVLSVVAEPGAAVLLGLLDALSVPFAWLAELPPGAWLAIPVSVRFEHALTLAIWLGIFLSGFRRAVYSLSLVLVCVPTPGDPDPRLVMLDVGQGESLLLRSGDRGPVILVDGGGFRQGNFAEAALLQALAAEGVRRIDLAVLSHGDADHCRGLLELSRYLPIERLWAAGAEVRDGCGRELVQRLSGRVRLVERGHAESLGLWRLGVVHPGPDPGAHGNAASLVVRACAGRSCALLTGDLDMAGERELLAWIRSRGGSLRSDVLKVAHHGSRTSTVPEFLDAVRPRLALMSAGRRNPYGHPAPEVVERIERRGARVLRTDRHGRIEVRFRRHETGVRRPVFQVRAWPP; this comes from the coding sequence GTGGCCGCGGTCCCGAGGTCAGCCAAGAGGACCCCGGCGCTGGTTCGGGCGCCGCTCCTGCCCCTGGCCGCAGTGCTCGTGGTCGCGCTCGCCGTGGGTGGGCGCGGCCGCGAGCAACTTGGCGTTCTCGACCCGGTGCGGCCGGTCACCGCCGACGTCGCCGTGCCCCCACTCGGCGCGGCGGCCTGGCAGCGCGCCGGGGACGGCTGGACCGCGAGGGTGCGGATCGTCGCGGTCGAACAGGCGGGCCGCAAGGTTGGAGCTCCGGACCGTGCCTGGCTTCGGCTCCGCGGCCGTTTGCCGCCGCCTCCCGACCGGCGCCTGCGGGTTCGCGGATACCTGAGCCGGCGTCAGTCGTACCTGAATCTCCGCGTCTCCAGACCGGGAGACTGGGGACTCAACGTGAAGAGCCGCCGGCTTCTTGACGGCAGGGGAGAAGAGCCGGGACCGTTCCTGCGCACCGTCGTCGAACTGCGGCAAAGGCTCCTCGAGCCGGTGACGTCGAGCGCGCGGCCCGGAGCGATTCTGGCCCAGGCGCTGGTGTTTGGCGATGGACGCCGCGTGCCTCCCGACCTCAGGACGGGTTTGCGGCGCGCCGGTCTTTCGCACCTGTTCGCTGTGTCGGGTCTGCACGTGGGTCTGATCCTGGGCGGTTGCTGGTGGCTCCTGGGCGGAATCTCGAATCGGCTGACCGCGGTCTGCGGCGTCTCGGTTCTCCTCCTGTATGGCTGCCTTGTCGGCCCGAGACCATCGTTGCTACGGGCGGCGGTCATGGCTCTGCTCGTCATCCTGGCGGTGGCGATGGAAAGGCCGCCGCAGGCGCTCAACTCGCTTTGTGCCGCTCTGATCCTGATTCTGTCCTTCAACCCGGCCGCGATTGTTGATCTGGGCTTCCAGCTCAGCTTTCTGGCCACCGCGGGGATCCTCCTGCTGACGCCGCAACTGCTGGAGCTGTGGCGGCGCAAAGCCACCGGGGCGGTGGGCCATCTCGCGGCCGGCCTGGCCGTGACGGTCGCCGCCCAGCTCGCCACTCTCCCGGTCACCGCCGTGCAGATTGGCGTCCTGACACCACTGGCGCCGGTGCTCAACCTCCTGTTCGTGCCCTGGACCGCGTTGACGCTCGGAGTCTCGCTGATCTGGGTTGTCGTGGCGGCGGGGGCGTCGCTGCCCGTGTTGTCAGTGGTCGCCGAGCCGGGCGCCGCCGTGCTCCTGGGACTGCTCGACGCCCTCAGCGTGCCGTTCGCCTGGCTGGCGGAACTGCCTCCAGGGGCGTGGCTGGCGATTCCGGTGAGCGTCCGTTTCGAGCACGCCCTGACATTGGCAATCTGGCTGGGCATCTTTCTGTCCGGTTTCCGGCGGGCCGTCTACTCGCTCTCTCTCGTGCTCGTCTGTGTACCGACGCCGGGCGACCCGGATCCGAGGCTCGTGATGCTCGATGTGGGGCAGGGGGAATCCCTGCTGTTGCGGAGCGGAGACCGCGGGCCGGTCATCCTGGTCGACGGCGGAGGTTTCCGGCAGGGGAACTTCGCGGAGGCGGCGCTGCTGCAGGCCCTGGCCGCCGAGGGGGTACGCCGGATCGATCTGGCGGTCCTCTCGCATGGGGACGCGGACCACTGCCGCGGTCTGCTCGAACTCTCGCGCTACCTGCCGATCGAACGTCTCTGGGCGGCCGGGGCGGAAGTCCGGGATGGTTGCGGCCGGGAACTCGTCCAGCGGCTCTCCGGGCGCGTGCGACTGGTCGAGCGAGGTCACGCCGAATCGCTCGGCCTATGGCGGCTCGGAGTGGTTCATCCCGGGCCCGATCCGGGCGCCCACGGCAACGCGGCATCTCTCGTGGTCCGCGCCTGTGCCGGGCGTTCCTGCGCGTTGCTCACCGGCGATCTGGACATGGCCGGCGAGAGGGAGCTTCTGGCCTGGATCCGGAGCCGGGGCGGATCGCTTCGAAGCGATGTCCTCAAGGTTGCCCATCATGGCAGCCGCACGTCGACCGTCCCGGAGTTCCTGGATGCCGTCAGGCCGCGACTGGCTTTGATGTCGGCCGGCCGACGTAATCCATACGGCCATCCGGCCCCAGAGGTCGTCGAGCGGATTGAACGTCGAGGAGCCCGGGTGTTGCGCACGGATCGGCACGGACGGATCGAAGTCCGTTTCCGGCGCCATGAAACCGGTGTTCGGCGTCCCGTCTTCCAGGTTCGGGCGTGGCCCCCCTAA
- the miaA gene encoding tRNA (adenosine(37)-N6)-dimethylallyltransferase MiaA — MPEPPWQVIAVLGPTATGKSAFAMELAEVLGQRGFGAELISADALQAYRGFDIGTAKPGPRARTRVRHHLVDVLEPHQAFSAGEFARRARTAVDEIESRGRLPLLVGGGGFYLRALFEGLAPVPPVPHEVRTRLRSELQARGLGELLDELRSVDPESVQGLSAGDTQRILRALEVVRSTGRTLPDWQRMGSESALQRRALKVGLTLPRALLYDAVEVRARRMLERGWLAEVRRLRERVTRRDERSWGELPACQAIGYRQFADHLDGKLTLEQALEETIRATRRYAKRQVTWFRREKDVCWVDASCREGVERVLERIARRVAGERPAEVWR, encoded by the coding sequence ATGCCGGAACCCCCGTGGCAGGTGATCGCCGTCCTCGGCCCGACGGCGACCGGCAAGAGTGCCTTCGCGATGGAGTTGGCCGAGGTTCTCGGACAGAGGGGCTTCGGCGCCGAGTTGATCAGCGCCGACGCGCTGCAGGCTTATCGGGGCTTCGACATCGGCACCGCGAAGCCTGGGCCGCGTGCACGGACCCGGGTGCGGCATCACCTGGTTGATGTCCTCGAACCGCACCAGGCGTTCTCGGCGGGGGAGTTCGCGCGCCGGGCGCGTACGGCGGTCGACGAGATCGAGAGCCGGGGCCGTCTGCCGCTCCTGGTAGGCGGCGGCGGGTTCTACCTTCGCGCCCTCTTCGAGGGCCTGGCGCCGGTGCCTCCGGTGCCGCACGAAGTGCGGACCCGCTTGCGAAGCGAGCTCCAGGCAAGAGGCCTCGGCGAACTCCTCGATGAGCTGCGGAGCGTCGACCCGGAGAGCGTGCAAGGTCTTTCCGCCGGCGACACGCAGCGGATCCTCAGGGCCTTGGAGGTGGTTCGTTCCACGGGTCGCACGCTCCCTGACTGGCAACGGATGGGGTCGGAATCGGCGCTTCAGAGGCGGGCGCTCAAGGTTGGATTGACCCTGCCGAGGGCGCTTCTGTACGATGCCGTCGAGGTGCGGGCCAGACGCATGCTCGAGCGTGGCTGGCTGGCCGAAGTGAGGCGTCTGCGGGAACGCGTGACTCGTCGCGATGAGCGTTCGTGGGGTGAACTGCCGGCGTGTCAGGCGATCGGCTACCGGCAGTTCGCCGATCACCTGGATGGAAAGCTGACCCTGGAGCAGGCCTTGGAGGAGACGATCCGTGCCACACGTCGTTACGCCAAGCGGCAGGTGACCTGGTTCCGCCGCGAGAAGGACGTGTGCTGGGTCGACGCCTCATGTCGTGAAGGCGTCGAACGGGTGCTTGAACGGATCGCCCGGAGGGTGGCCGGCGAGCGGCCGGCCGAGGTGTGGCGGTGA
- a CDS encoding isochorismatase family protein — protein MTASASSSRPALDRERAIVVVIDLQGRLVDLMHRPRMVIDGTARLLRLAQLFDLPVIVTEQYPRGLGPTREEIEAVIKETDPEGRRTRRVEKDSFGCCGEPAFEEALAAARPGLEPARQQVVVAGIEAHICVVQTVLDLLSRGTDVHVCWDCTSSRGKEYRRHALERMGGAGAQITNHESVAFELARDKNHPQFKGVNRLLREGQIA, from the coding sequence ATGACCGCATCCGCCAGTTCATCCAGGCCCGCGCTCGACCGGGAGCGGGCCATCGTCGTGGTGATCGACCTCCAGGGCCGTCTCGTGGACCTGATGCACCGGCCGCGGATGGTGATTGACGGCACGGCGCGGCTGCTTCGGCTGGCCCAGTTGTTCGACCTGCCCGTGATCGTCACCGAGCAGTACCCGCGGGGGCTGGGGCCGACTCGGGAGGAGATCGAGGCGGTGATCAAGGAAACGGATCCCGAAGGCCGCCGCACGCGCAGGGTGGAGAAAGACTCCTTCGGCTGCTGCGGCGAGCCGGCGTTCGAGGAAGCTCTGGCGGCCGCGAGACCGGGGCTGGAGCCGGCCCGGCAGCAGGTGGTCGTGGCCGGGATCGAGGCTCACATCTGCGTCGTGCAGACGGTTCTCGACCTGCTGTCGCGCGGGACGGACGTCCACGTGTGCTGGGACTGCACAAGTTCCCGGGGCAAGGAGTATCGACGTCACGCACTGGAGCGCATGGGCGGGGCCGGTGCCCAGATCACGAACCACGAGTCGGTTGCCTTCGAGCTGGCGCGGGACAAGAACCACCCGCAGTTCAAGGGCGTCAACCGGCTGCTCCGGGAGGGCCAGATCGCTTGA